In Neofelis nebulosa isolate mNeoNeb1 chromosome 10, mNeoNeb1.pri, whole genome shotgun sequence, one DNA window encodes the following:
- the LOC131488665 gene encoding olfactory receptor 51I2 codes for MGLFNVTHPASFLLTGIPGLESSHAWLAGPLCVMYAVALGGNTVILQAVRVEPSLHEPMYYFLSMLSFSDVAMSMATLPTVLRTFCLNARNIAFDACLIQMFLIHSFSMMESGILLAMSFDRYVAICDPLRYAAVLTNEVIAGIGIAVAARSFITLFPLLFLFKRLPICRSNALSHSYCLHPDMMKLACADITINSIYGLFVLVSTFGMDMFLIFLSYVLILHSVMAIASREERLKVLNTCVSHILAVLVFYVPMIGVSTVHRFGKHAPRYVHVLMSNVYLFVPPVLNPLIYSAKTKEIRRTIVRMFRRMKT; via the coding sequence atgggactgttcaatgtcactcatcctgcttccttcctcctgaCCGGCATCCCTGGGCTGGAGAGCTCTCACGCCTGGCTAGCAGGGCCCCTCTGTGTCATGTATGCTGTGGCCCTCGGAGGCAACACTGTGATCCTGCAGGCCGTGCGAGTGGAGCCCAGCCTCCATGAGCCCATGTACTACTTCCTGTCCATGCTGTCCTTCAGTGACGTGGCCATGTCCATGGCCACACTGCCCACCGTGCTCAGAACCTTCTGCCTCAATGCCCGCAACATTGCCTTCGATGCCTGCCTGATCCAGATgtttctcattcattccttctcCATGATGGAGTCGGGCATTCTTCTGGCCATGAGCTttgaccgctatgtggccatttGTGATCCCTTGCGCTATGCTGCCGTGCTCACCAATGAAGTCATTGCCGGAATAGGCATAGCTGTGGCTGCTCGGAGCTTCAtcaccctctttccccttctcttcctcttcaagAGGCTGCCTATCTGCAGATCCAATGCTCTTTCCCACTCCTACTGCCTTCACCCAGACATGATGAAGCTGGCCTGTGCTGATATCACTATCAACAGCATCTATGGACTCTTTGTTCTTGTATCCACCTTTGGCATGGACATGTTTCTTATCTTCCTCTCCTATGTGCTCATTCTGCACTCAGTCATGGCCATCGCTTCCCGAGAGGAACGCCTGAAAGTTCTCAACACATGCGTGTCACATATCTTGGCTGTACTTGTGTTTTATGTACCGATGATTGGGGTCTCCACAGTGCACCGCTTTGGGAAGCATGCCCCACGCTATGTACATGTCCTCATGTCCAATGTTTACCTCTTTGTACCTCCTGTGCTCAACCCTCTCATTTACAGCGCCAAGACAAAGGAGATCCGCCGAACCATTGTCCGTATGTTTCGGCGCATGAAAACATGA